A region from the Agrobacterium cucumeris genome encodes:
- a CDS encoding methyl-accepting chemotaxis protein — translation MPGANPTAVRAKSLSIKAKFAGLVTGATLVSCLSVGLLSYEMGKSGLIDASKIRLETVAGNQSKQLDAYTLRVEQSISELSQNAAIAQALETMTNVVPTEKDAIIQAFRREGVSEEERASFNGEGLRLLYAIRHATINATIASVWRNTRVSDIYVIDKTGLIIYSVTKGKNFLTSVKDPENSAIKELFDRVEAGKDGVVSTTGFTGGANDSAMVGMPLAVSNWGQLQRKGAVIMRISADRIGAVVTPEETGKTIDDAVLLTAEGKRRAGVLSGGADAAVSESLAALSSTSEAGTVMAQTSAGNIFYAYRPVSVFGQKHLLAIGQQESKVLAAANDLAFWATLATLAVLAVMTLVGIFVSASLTKPLTGLARLMERLNGGENNIEIKAVSRGDEIGTMARALESFRQGILDKQNMEAESHRKSEELDEERAQREMEKARSAKELEEAVDALASGLAHLAAGRLDLRIEKSFVPSLDHLRIDFNNSMAGLEATIANIGESANAIRSGSGELKSASEDLSRRTERQAAALEEAAAALGDMTQAVNVSLSRCDVAVGTTAETMQDAHKSTAVVKEAIVAMERIETSSSKIRQIIDVIDQIAFQTNLLALNAGVEAARAGEAGKGFAVVAQEVRELAQKSAAAARDITTLIATSAGDVESGVALVLKTGESLEQIQKRIQSVNDQIGAIATASREQSGRLGEINASVNELDHVTQQNAAMVEETTAAAFSLANEADGLTEQVGQFSVGHTQQRDQRYAA, via the coding sequence ATGCCGGGTGCAAATCCGACTGCTGTCAGAGCTAAATCATTGTCAATCAAGGCCAAATTTGCGGGGCTCGTCACCGGTGCGACGCTGGTTTCCTGCCTGTCCGTGGGGCTGCTGTCCTATGAGATGGGTAAGTCGGGCCTGATCGACGCCAGCAAAATAAGGCTGGAGACGGTTGCAGGAAATCAGTCCAAGCAGCTGGACGCCTATACGCTGCGGGTTGAACAAAGCATTTCCGAACTGTCGCAAAATGCCGCGATCGCCCAGGCGCTGGAAACCATGACCAATGTCGTGCCGACGGAAAAGGATGCGATCATCCAGGCTTTCCGTCGCGAAGGTGTCTCCGAGGAAGAGCGCGCCTCCTTCAACGGCGAAGGATTGCGGTTGCTCTATGCCATTCGCCACGCGACGATCAACGCGACCATCGCCAGCGTCTGGCGCAACACCCGGGTCAGCGATATTTATGTGATCGACAAGACCGGGCTGATTATCTATTCCGTCACCAAGGGCAAGAACTTCCTGACCAGTGTCAAGGACCCCGAGAACAGCGCGATCAAGGAATTGTTCGATCGCGTTGAAGCCGGCAAGGACGGTGTCGTCAGCACGACCGGATTTACCGGCGGCGCGAATGATTCAGCCATGGTCGGCATGCCGCTCGCGGTCTCCAACTGGGGCCAGCTGCAGCGCAAGGGCGCCGTCATCATGCGCATTTCAGCCGACCGCATCGGCGCGGTGGTCACGCCGGAGGAAACCGGCAAGACCATTGATGACGCCGTTCTTCTGACGGCGGAGGGCAAGCGCCGGGCAGGCGTGCTTTCGGGCGGCGCAGATGCCGCGGTTTCGGAAAGCCTCGCGGCCCTCTCCAGCACCAGCGAAGCCGGAACGGTGATGGCGCAGACATCTGCGGGCAACATCTTCTATGCCTATCGCCCGGTCTCCGTCTTCGGTCAGAAGCATCTTCTGGCCATCGGCCAGCAGGAAAGCAAGGTTCTCGCAGCCGCCAATGATCTGGCCTTCTGGGCGACGCTGGCGACACTGGCGGTGCTTGCCGTCATGACGCTTGTCGGCATCTTCGTTTCCGCCAGCCTCACCAAGCCGCTGACTGGCCTTGCCAGGCTGATGGAGCGCCTGAACGGTGGTGAAAACAACATCGAGATCAAGGCGGTTTCCCGTGGCGACGAGATCGGCACCATGGCGCGCGCGCTGGAATCCTTCCGTCAGGGCATTCTGGACAAACAGAACATGGAAGCCGAGTCCCATCGCAAGAGCGAAGAACTGGACGAGGAACGCGCCCAGCGCGAGATGGAAAAGGCAAGAAGCGCCAAGGAACTCGAAGAGGCCGTCGATGCGCTTGCCTCCGGCCTTGCCCATCTTGCAGCCGGCAGGCTCGATCTGCGCATTGAAAAATCCTTCGTGCCGTCGCTCGATCATCTGCGCATCGACTTCAACAACTCCATGGCGGGGCTGGAAGCGACAATCGCCAATATCGGCGAAAGCGCCAATGCCATCCGCTCCGGCTCCGGCGAGCTGAAAAGCGCATCGGAAGATCTGTCGCGGCGCACGGAACGGCAGGCGGCCGCCCTTGAAGAAGCGGCAGCCGCACTGGGCGACATGACGCAGGCCGTCAATGTTTCGCTTTCACGCTGCGATGTCGCAGTTGGTACGACAGCGGAAACCATGCAGGACGCCCATAAATCCACGGCTGTCGTGAAAGAAGCCATCGTCGCCATGGAGCGTATCGAAACCTCGTCGTCCAAGATCCGCCAGATCATCGACGTCATCGACCAGATCGCCTTCCAGACCAACCTTCTGGCGCTGAATGCCGGCGTGGAAGCGGCGCGTGCCGGTGAAGCCGGAAAGGGCTTTGCTGTCGTGGCGCAGGAAGTTCGCGAACTCGCGCAGAAATCGGCAGCCGCCGCCCGCGACATTACCACACTGATCGCCACTTCGGCGGGCGATGTGGAAAGCGGCGTGGCGCTGGTGCTGAAGACCGGCGAAAGCCTGGAGCAGATCCAGAAACGCATCCAGTCGGTCAACGACCAGATCGGCGCGATTGCCACGGCCTCGCGCGAACAGTCCGGCCGCCTCGGCGAGATCAATGCCTCGGTCAACGAACTCGATCATGTGACGCAGCAGAATGCGGCGATGGTGGAGGAAACCACGGCAGCGGCTTTCTCGCTGGCCAACGAGGCGGATGGCCTGACCGAACAGGTAGGGCAATTCTCCGTCGGCCATACCCAACAGCGGGATCAGCGTTACGCGGCATAA
- a CDS encoding bifunctional diguanylate cyclase/phosphodiesterase: MAHSVESRFIAIVSGALLTVVAPLFTLLLTLSYNEAIRSQRNHLEILLSTNSQALARPLWDMDDDTINQITGTLVSDPMIKMVEVKDTSGQLDIVQTAGSDFIQDAASTTREVTYKTTKGTVTVGELTVYYDNVSLLTSLSRTEMAFITIFVLAILTIVLAAIAGNRFMVIRPLMRLAAAIEATRRLGSRHHVDWRSKDEIGRLAKSFNEMQTQLEKEELEIKNAHERKTEIYNRTPAMLFSLDRYDRIAAVSDYWVQATGYGRARILGLNFADLIHPDDRSLFRERKAAQQSPEASQVGITIRFHCMGGSVMDALILEKALDSGDAAQQSTCLCVMTDVTELRQSEKRNRQQAISDHLTGLFNRQGFEAILDLQIREADTNDSELACLFIDLDRFKSINDNLGHAVGDAVLREFTLKLEPLLTPLDSASRLGGDEFAILLAGDTVEERALQFCERICAILDTPFEIGSNSIRLSASIGMAVYPLHATSASELLQNADMAMYSRKRTGKNGSQIFDPSIMDRAREHAELERDIAQALSEGWFEAHFQPIQDLAKGGIAGFEALLRLNHPEKGLLSPAAIISLAEENGTINRIGNVILDQSIANLARLSRLPGMEQTYVAVNFSPLQFEPGLPTRIAGVLHRHGIVPKRLVIEITEAVIMKDDPQIRAILNAIHQLGCRIALDDFGTGYSSLSYLSRFPVDIVKIDQSFTRSICDDAVEIRQRNRMLVEGIAAISHKMNCTVIAEGVETEEQKELLTEIGADYGQGYFFARPQPVERLITTLDAMSDIGRIAARQA; encoded by the coding sequence ATGGCTCATTCCGTCGAAAGCCGCTTTATCGCGATTGTTTCCGGCGCACTTCTTACAGTGGTCGCTCCGCTCTTTACCCTTTTGCTGACGCTCTCCTACAACGAGGCCATCCGTAGCCAGCGCAATCACCTTGAGATTCTGCTGTCGACAAATTCGCAGGCGCTCGCCCGTCCCCTATGGGATATGGATGACGACACCATAAATCAGATTACCGGAACCCTTGTTTCCGACCCGATGATCAAGATGGTCGAGGTCAAGGACACGTCCGGACAGCTCGATATCGTGCAGACGGCCGGTAGCGATTTCATTCAGGATGCTGCCTCAACCACGCGCGAGGTAACCTACAAGACGACGAAGGGCACTGTCACCGTTGGCGAACTGACGGTCTATTACGACAATGTCAGCCTTCTCACCTCTCTCAGCCGCACCGAAATGGCTTTCATCACCATTTTCGTTCTCGCCATCCTCACCATCGTTCTGGCGGCGATTGCCGGCAACCGCTTCATGGTCATCCGCCCGCTGATGCGGCTTGCGGCAGCGATAGAGGCGACACGGCGCCTCGGCTCCCGCCATCATGTCGACTGGCGCTCGAAGGATGAGATCGGCCGGCTGGCGAAAAGCTTCAACGAAATGCAGACCCAGCTTGAAAAGGAAGAGCTGGAAATCAAGAACGCCCATGAGCGCAAGACGGAAATCTACAACCGCACACCCGCCATGCTGTTCTCGCTCGACAGGTACGACCGGATTGCCGCCGTCAGCGATTATTGGGTGCAGGCGACGGGTTATGGCCGCGCCCGGATACTGGGCCTCAACTTCGCCGATCTTATCCACCCGGATGACCGTTCCCTGTTCCGGGAACGCAAGGCGGCGCAACAGTCGCCCGAGGCTTCGCAGGTCGGCATCACCATCCGCTTTCATTGCATGGGTGGCAGCGTCATGGATGCGCTCATCCTTGAAAAAGCCCTCGATTCCGGCGATGCGGCACAGCAGAGCACATGCCTGTGCGTCATGACTGACGTGACCGAATTGCGCCAGTCGGAAAAACGCAACCGCCAGCAGGCCATTTCCGACCATCTGACCGGCCTCTTCAACCGTCAGGGTTTCGAGGCGATCCTAGACCTGCAGATCCGTGAAGCGGACACGAACGACAGCGAACTGGCCTGCCTGTTCATCGATCTGGACCGGTTCAAATCCATTAACGACAATCTCGGCCATGCGGTGGGCGACGCGGTTCTGCGTGAATTCACGCTGAAACTCGAACCGCTGCTGACGCCTCTCGACAGCGCCTCGCGTCTCGGCGGCGATGAATTCGCGATCCTGCTTGCCGGCGACACGGTGGAAGAACGCGCCCTGCAGTTCTGCGAGCGGATTTGCGCCATACTGGATACGCCTTTTGAGATCGGCAGCAACAGCATCCGCCTCAGCGCCAGCATCGGCATGGCAGTCTATCCGCTGCACGCCACCAGCGCCTCCGAGCTTCTGCAGAATGCCGACATGGCCATGTATAGCCGCAAAAGAACGGGCAAGAACGGCTCGCAGATCTTCGATCCGTCGATCATGGACCGGGCACGCGAACATGCCGAACTGGAGCGGGATATCGCACAGGCGCTTTCCGAAGGCTGGTTCGAGGCGCATTTCCAGCCGATTCAAGACCTCGCAAAGGGCGGAATAGCGGGCTTCGAGGCCTTGCTGCGTCTCAACCACCCGGAAAAGGGTCTGCTCTCCCCCGCCGCCATCATCAGCCTTGCGGAAGAAAACGGCACCATCAATCGTATCGGCAATGTCATTCTCGATCAGTCGATCGCCAACCTTGCCAGGCTGTCGCGCCTGCCGGGCATGGAACAGACCTATGTAGCCGTGAATTTTTCACCGCTGCAATTCGAACCGGGCTTGCCGACGCGGATCGCCGGCGTTCTGCACCGGCACGGCATTGTTCCCAAGCGACTGGTCATCGAGATAACCGAGGCCGTCATCATGAAGGACGACCCGCAAATCCGGGCAATCCTCAACGCCATTCACCAGCTCGGCTGCCGCATCGCTCTGGATGATTTCGGCACGGGTTATTCCTCGCTCAGCTATCTCAGCCGTTTTCCGGTCGATATCGTCAAGATCGACCAGTCCTTCACCCGCTCCATCTGCGACGATGCGGTGGAAATCAGGCAGCGCAACCGCATGCTGGTCGAAGGCATAGCCGCCATCTCGCACAAGATGAACTGCACCGTCATCGCTGAAGGCGTCGAGACGGAAGAGCAGAAGGAACTTCTGACGGAAATAGGCGCCGATTACGGACAGGGCTATTTCTTCGCAAGGCCGCAGCCCGTCGAAAGACTGATCACCACACTGGACGCAATGTCCGATATTGGCCGCATTGCGGCACGGCAAGCGTGA
- a CDS encoding helix-turn-helix domain-containing protein — MPTDIAHAERVYETARHRSAAASSPIVASWRRCMVKHRLAPEENRKPIFLSEFEFRRARESAAGLIAESTDELDRIFHSVGKSGCCLLLTDAQGVALERRGAAGDDRDFRALGLWSGAVWSEASVGTNGIGTALVDERSVVVYRDQHFFTSNTELCCTTAPIRDHTGRVTGALDISTCRDDINEMTFSFVTQAVRDAAQRIEGNLFRRAFPGARIVVVPSGFGAALSLLAVDQDDLVLGATRAARLALKLDDHAIAQGLPAADILQEERHDSGSDLAEAERSALRRVLSRTNGNVTQAASLLGISRATLHRKMKKLAVH, encoded by the coding sequence ATGCCGACCGACATCGCCCATGCAGAACGCGTGTATGAAACAGCGCGCCACCGTTCCGCAGCCGCAAGTTCTCCGATTGTCGCTTCATGGCGCCGCTGCATGGTCAAGCATCGTCTTGCGCCGGAGGAAAACCGCAAGCCGATCTTTCTCAGCGAATTCGAATTTCGCCGCGCCCGTGAAAGTGCTGCCGGCTTGATCGCCGAAAGCACCGACGAACTCGACCGCATCTTTCACAGTGTCGGCAAATCCGGCTGCTGCCTGCTTTTGACCGATGCGCAGGGCGTTGCGCTGGAACGGCGGGGTGCCGCCGGCGACGACCGGGACTTCCGCGCGCTCGGCCTCTGGTCCGGCGCCGTCTGGAGCGAAGCGAGCGTCGGCACCAACGGCATCGGCACGGCACTTGTCGACGAGCGTTCGGTGGTGGTCTATCGCGACCAGCATTTCTTCACGTCAAATACCGAACTCTGCTGCACCACTGCGCCGATCCGCGATCACACCGGCCGGGTGACAGGTGCGCTCGATATTTCCACCTGCCGCGACGACATCAACGAAATGACCTTCTCCTTCGTCACCCAGGCGGTGAGGGATGCGGCGCAGCGCATCGAGGGTAATCTTTTCCGCCGGGCCTTTCCGGGCGCACGTATCGTCGTGGTGCCGAGCGGTTTCGGTGCGGCGCTTTCGCTGCTGGCGGTGGATCAGGACGATCTCGTTCTCGGTGCGACACGTGCCGCCCGTCTGGCGTTGAAGCTTGACGACCATGCCATTGCGCAGGGTTTGCCGGCTGCCGATATTCTGCAGGAGGAGCGTCATGACAGCGGCTCCGACCTCGCCGAAGCGGAGCGTTCGGCGCTGCGACGGGTCCTGTCGCGCACCAATGGCAATGTCACGCAGGCCGCATCGCTGCTCGGCATCAGCCGGGCCACGCTGCATCGCAAGATGAAGAAGCTTGCCGTGCATTGA
- a CDS encoding substrate-binding periplasmic protein yields MGLIRICLIFLAFALLFAPWPASAAKLFLTTEVYPPYNLQAADGSVQGVYFDQLKIMLEETGTSYEVAVMPWARAIALAATQTMHCVFATARTPEREKLFKWVSPIHTDRNILVARRKADINVSSLQDAKKYRVGTQRGDYTEALLETLGFPLVDVGADFQITLHKLKAGRIDLMPMSESTFKTLPADTFREVITLTRQQLGLACNKSVPDALIAKLQARLDGLIADGTQQRIFDRYNLVSP; encoded by the coding sequence ATGGGATTGATCCGCATTTGTCTGATCTTTCTTGCTTTCGCACTCCTGTTTGCCCCATGGCCGGCCAGCGCGGCCAAGCTTTTCCTGACGACCGAAGTCTATCCTCCGTATAATCTGCAGGCCGCCGATGGCAGCGTGCAGGGCGTCTATTTCGACCAGCTGAAAATCATGCTGGAGGAAACCGGCACCAGCTACGAAGTCGCTGTCATGCCCTGGGCGCGGGCAATTGCGCTCGCCGCGACACAGACAATGCATTGCGTCTTCGCCACGGCGCGAACGCCGGAGCGGGAAAAACTCTTCAAATGGGTCTCACCGATCCACACCGATCGCAACATTCTCGTGGCGCGCCGCAAGGCGGATATCAATGTCTCCAGCCTTCAGGACGCAAAGAAATACCGCGTCGGCACCCAGCGCGGCGACTATACCGAAGCGCTTCTGGAAACGCTCGGCTTCCCGCTGGTGGATGTCGGCGCAGATTTCCAGATCACCCTTCACAAGCTGAAAGCAGGGCGCATCGACCTGATGCCCATGTCGGAAAGCACCTTCAAAACTCTGCCGGCCGACACCTTCAGGGAAGTGATTACCCTGACGCGACAACAACTGGGCCTTGCCTGCAACAAGAGCGTTCCCGACGCGCTCATCGCAAAATTGCAGGCTCGGCTGGACGGGCTGATCGCTGACGGAACCCAACAGCGCATATTCGACCGCTACAACCTCGTCAGCCCCTGA
- a CDS encoding putative bifunctional diguanylate cyclase/phosphodiesterase has protein sequence MLTVLQCLAIDHDFRYTAAAVFVCMLGSFVTIRLFSRARLATGLQKVNWLFLAGVNGGAAIWTTHFVAMLGYSAAGEVGYDPYLTGLSLLIAIATTTAGFGISAYAGRSALVEAGGVILGLGIAAMHYTGMAAYNVQGVIFWNQAYVIASLVLGAVLGGIAVNRVARPLNRFCQYSAVTFLILAIASMHYTGMASMSFAFDPRVVIPENLLPPAIMGGGAIAVTLLLLALGLSTYVIDAQSTQQAVARYRHLSLHDPLTGIPNRAAFIEHLNRRTRHISLGAHTALLSIDLDRFKEINDVHGHAAGDAVLRAIADRASSVLKAGEFLARMGGDEFVAMTHSYYTRADGAEFAQRLIEQISKPVEWNGQTFSVGASVGISVRNSGAIDADTLMAQADVAMYRAKGGISETICFYDKSMDEAARERNALAIAMRSGLANKEFELYYQQQNDTKSGSIVGFEALLRWKHPERGMVSPAEFIPIAEQTGFIVELGEWVLREACAQAALWKKSLSIAVNVAPQQLADNDFPEKVERIILETGLAPERLELEITEGSIIADHRHALVTIRKLKSLGVKIAMDDYGTGYSSLSTLQSFPFDKIKIDRAFIDGLSTNVQSEAIVRSTLILAHSLNIPVLAEGVETKAHIEFLRREGCLQVQGFFFGKPGPLNSIANLVDDTFLSVEEETDASDGRRYFKAAR, from the coding sequence ATGCTGACCGTTCTCCAGTGCCTCGCCATCGATCATGACTTCCGATACACCGCCGCAGCGGTTTTCGTGTGCATGTTGGGAAGCTTCGTTACAATACGTCTTTTCTCGAGAGCGCGTCTGGCGACCGGGCTGCAGAAGGTCAATTGGCTGTTTCTGGCGGGTGTGAATGGTGGCGCTGCGATATGGACCACCCATTTCGTGGCGATGCTGGGTTATTCCGCGGCAGGCGAGGTGGGTTACGATCCCTATCTGACGGGACTTTCGCTCCTTATCGCCATTGCCACCACGACTGCCGGCTTCGGCATTTCCGCCTATGCCGGACGCAGTGCGCTGGTGGAAGCCGGTGGCGTCATCCTGGGTCTTGGCATCGCGGCGATGCATTACACCGGCATGGCCGCTTATAATGTACAGGGCGTGATTTTCTGGAACCAGGCTTATGTCATCGCCTCGCTGGTGCTGGGGGCGGTGCTGGGCGGGATTGCCGTCAACAGAGTGGCGCGGCCGCTCAACCGGTTCTGCCAATATAGTGCGGTGACGTTTCTGATCCTCGCCATCGCCTCGATGCATTATACCGGCATGGCCTCGATGTCCTTCGCGTTTGATCCTCGCGTCGTCATTCCCGAGAACCTGCTGCCGCCGGCCATCATGGGCGGAGGTGCCATCGCGGTCACGCTTCTGCTGCTGGCGCTCGGTCTTTCCACCTATGTCATCGATGCCCAGTCCACCCAGCAGGCGGTTGCCCGTTATCGTCATCTTTCGCTGCACGATCCGCTGACGGGCATTCCCAATCGCGCGGCCTTCATCGAACATCTCAACCGCCGCACGCGCCATATCTCCCTCGGCGCGCATACCGCACTTCTGTCCATCGATCTCGACCGTTTCAAGGAAATTAACGACGTGCATGGTCACGCGGCGGGGGACGCGGTGCTGCGCGCCATTGCCGACCGGGCGAGTTCCGTGCTGAAGGCCGGGGAGTTTCTGGCGCGCATGGGTGGCGATGAATTCGTGGCGATGACCCATTCCTATTATACACGTGCCGATGGTGCGGAATTCGCCCAGCGACTGATCGAGCAGATCAGCAAGCCGGTCGAGTGGAACGGGCAGACATTTTCCGTGGGCGCAAGTGTGGGCATATCAGTCCGCAACAGCGGCGCCATCGATGCCGACACGCTGATGGCGCAGGCCGATGTCGCCATGTATCGGGCAAAGGGCGGCATTTCGGAGACGATCTGCTTCTACGACAAATCCATGGATGAGGCTGCCCGCGAACGCAACGCGCTTGCCATTGCCATGCGCAGTGGTCTCGCCAACAAGGAATTCGAGCTTTATTACCAGCAGCAGAACGATACCAAAAGCGGCAGCATCGTCGGTTTCGAGGCGCTTTTGCGCTGGAAGCACCCTGAACGGGGCATGGTTTCTCCCGCTGAGTTCATTCCGATTGCCGAACAGACCGGCTTTATCGTCGAACTCGGTGAATGGGTTCTCCGCGAAGCCTGCGCGCAGGCCGCGCTCTGGAAGAAGTCGCTTTCCATCGCCGTGAATGTCGCGCCGCAGCAGCTCGCTGACAATGATTTCCCCGAAAAGGTCGAGAGGATCATTCTGGAGACCGGACTTGCGCCGGAGAGGCTCGAACTGGAAATCACCGAAGGCAGCATCATCGCCGACCATCGCCACGCGCTGGTCACGATCCGCAAGCTCAAGTCGCTTGGCGTCAAGATCGCCATGGACGATTACGGTACGGGCTATTCCTCACTATCGACCCTGCAGAGTTTCCCTTTCGACAAGATCAAGATCGACCGCGCTTTCATCGACGGCCTGTCGACCAACGTGCAGTCGGAGGCAATCGTCCGCTCGACGCTCATTCTGGCGCACAGCCTCAATATACCGGTGCTGGCGGAAGGGGTGGAGACCAAGGCCCATATCGAATTCCTGCGCCGTGAAGGCTGCCTGCAGGTGCAGGGCTTCTTTTTCGGCAAGCCCGGTCCGCTGAATTCCATCGCCAATCTCGTCGATGACACGTTTCTTTCGGTTGAGGAGGAAACCGACGCGAGTGACGGCCGGCGTTACTTCAAGGCGGCTCGATAG
- the adh gene encoding aldehyde dehydrogenase, whose product MNIQVQQKAGEAPFKLKYGNYIGGKWVEPKSGRYMDNLSPVTGHKICEVPRSDASDIEFALDAAHKARDKWGKTSITERSNILLKIAQRIEENLDLIARAETWDNGKPLRETTNADIPLAIDHFRYFAGCIRAQEGTIGQIDNDTVAYHFHEPLGVVGQIIPWNFPILMAAWKLAPALAAGNCVVLKPAEQTPASILVVMELIEDLLPPGVLNIVNGTGLEAGKPLAQSNRIAKIAFTGSTSVGKEIMRYAADNVTNITLELGGKSPNIFFADVMNEDDAFLDKALEGFAFFALNQGEVCTCPSRALVHESIYDRFMEKAIKRVQAISQDDPLNPSTMLGAQASQEQFDKIMSYLEIGKKEGAKVLTGGDRKTLTGDLKDGYYIQPTVFEGNNKMRIFQEEIFGPVVSVTTFKTVEEALEIANDTVYGLGAGVWSRDTNIAYRAGRGIEAGRVWTNCYHVYPAGAAFGGYKQSGIGRETHKMMLDHYQQTKNLLVSYSPNKVGFF is encoded by the coding sequence ATGAATATTCAGGTTCAGCAGAAAGCCGGCGAAGCGCCCTTCAAGCTGAAATACGGCAACTACATCGGCGGCAAATGGGTGGAGCCGAAATCTGGCCGCTACATGGATAATCTTTCCCCCGTTACTGGCCACAAGATCTGCGAAGTTCCGCGTTCAGACGCATCCGATATTGAATTTGCGCTGGATGCCGCCCACAAGGCCCGCGACAAATGGGGCAAGACGAGCATAACCGAACGCTCCAATATCCTGCTCAAGATCGCCCAGCGCATCGAGGAAAATCTCGACCTCATCGCCCGGGCCGAAACCTGGGATAACGGTAAGCCGCTGCGTGAGACCACCAATGCCGATATTCCGCTGGCCATCGATCATTTCCGTTATTTTGCGGGCTGCATCCGCGCGCAGGAAGGCACGATCGGTCAGATCGACAACGACACCGTCGCCTATCATTTCCATGAACCGCTCGGTGTTGTCGGCCAGATCATTCCGTGGAACTTCCCGATCCTCATGGCGGCGTGGAAGCTTGCACCGGCGCTTGCCGCCGGCAATTGCGTGGTGCTGAAACCGGCGGAACAGACACCTGCCTCCATTCTCGTCGTGATGGAACTGATCGAAGATCTGCTGCCGCCCGGCGTTCTCAACATCGTCAACGGCACGGGCCTCGAAGCCGGCAAGCCGCTGGCGCAAAGCAATCGCATCGCCAAGATCGCCTTTACCGGTTCCACCTCGGTTGGCAAGGAAATCATGCGTTATGCGGCCGATAACGTCACCAACATTACACTGGAACTGGGCGGCAAATCGCCGAACATCTTCTTTGCCGATGTGATGAACGAGGACGACGCCTTCCTCGACAAGGCACTCGAAGGTTTCGCCTTCTTCGCGCTCAATCAGGGTGAGGTCTGCACCTGCCCGTCGCGGGCGCTGGTGCATGAATCGATCTATGACCGCTTCATGGAAAAGGCCATCAAGCGCGTTCAGGCCATCAGCCAGGACGATCCGCTCAATCCGTCGACCATGCTGGGCGCACAGGCCTCGCAGGAACAGTTCGACAAGATCATGAGCTATCTGGAAATCGGCAAGAAGGAAGGCGCCAAGGTTCTGACCGGCGGCGACCGCAAGACGCTGACTGGCGATCTGAAGGACGGTTATTACATCCAGCCGACCGTTTTTGAAGGCAACAACAAGATGCGGATTTTCCAGGAGGAAATCTTTGGTCCTGTCGTTTCCGTCACCACCTTCAAGACGGTGGAAGAGGCGCTCGAAATCGCCAATGACACGGTTTACGGATTGGGTGCCGGCGTCTGGAGCCGCGATACCAATATCGCCTATCGCGCCGGTCGCGGCATCGAGGCGGGCCGTGTGTGGACCAATTGCTATCACGTCTATCCGGCGGGTGCGGCATTCGGTGGCTACAAGCAGTCGGGCATCGGTCGCGAGACCCACAAGATGATGCTCGACCACTACCAGCAGACCAAGAACCTGCTCGTTTCCTACAGCCCGAACAAGGTCGGCTTCTTCTGA
- a CDS encoding 50S ribosomal protein L25/general stress protein Ctc: protein MSKESYELKAEARERVGKGSSRELRRNGLIPAVIYGDKQAPVSIALSTNEVTKRIHAGGFMTTVATIDVDGKKIKVLPKDYQLDPVRDFTMHVDFLRVSGNTLVNVEVPVHFENEEKSDIKIGGVLNIVRHTVEFHCPANDIPEFITVDLSGLKIGDSVHISNVKLPKNISPVIADRDFTIATIVAPAAGVADETTEEASEE from the coding sequence ATGAGCAAAGAATCGTATGAGCTCAAGGCCGAGGCGCGCGAACGAGTTGGTAAGGGGTCCTCTCGTGAACTTCGCCGCAACGGTTTGATTCCCGCTGTCATCTACGGTGACAAGCAGGCCCCCGTTTCTATCGCACTCTCGACCAACGAAGTCACCAAGCGTATCCACGCTGGCGGTTTCATGACGACGGTTGCGACCATCGACGTCGACGGCAAGAAGATCAAGGTTCTCCCGAAGGATTACCAGCTTGATCCGGTCCGCGACTTCACCATGCATGTCGACTTCCTGCGCGTTTCGGGCAACACGCTCGTCAACGTTGAAGTTCCGGTTCACTTCGAAAACGAAGAAAAGTCGGACATCAAGATCGGCGGCGTTCTGAACATCGTTCGCCACACGGTGGAATTCCACTGCCCGGCCAACGACATTCCGGAATTCATCACGGTTGATCTGTCCGGCCTGAAGATCGGCGACAGCGTCCACATCTCGAATGTGAAGCTGCCGAAGAACATCTCGCCTGTTATCGCCGACCGTGACTTCACGATCGCAACGATCGTCGCTCCGGCTGCAGGCGTTGCAGACGAAACGACCGAAGAAGCTTCCGAAGAATAA